The genomic DNA TGCACCGCCATGTCGACCCGGTTGTCGGCGATCGCCTCGCGCAGGGCCTGGGTGAACACGCCCACGCCGATGTCGGCGATGGGCGCGCTGGAGCGGTCTCCGTCGGTGGAGACGATGACCAGTTCGGCGGCGTGCCCCCTGGCGATCAGAGCGTCCCGGATGGTCCCGGCCTGTGTAGTGGCGAGCAGGCTGCCTCGGGTGCCGATCCGGATGATCGTGTCGTTGCTCGATGCGGAGGTGGGCAAGCGCTACTCGGTCTTGTCCACGTCGGAGGGCAGGTCCAGCGCCAGATCGCCTGCGATCAAATCTTCTGCGACCAAGGGCAATTCGCCACCGGCGACGGCATCGACGGCCTGCGGGTCGAGTTCGAAGAGTTCGCGCAGCGCCTCGGCATAGCTGTCGCCGCCCGGCGCACCCGCGAGCTGCTTCACCCGCACCGTCGGAGCGTGCAGCAGCTTGTCGACGACGCGTCGCACGGTACGGGCGACCTCGTCGCGGTGCACGGAGTCGAGCCCTGGCAGCCGGTTGTCGAGTCGCAGCAGTTCGGCCTCGACCACGTCGGCCGCCCGCTGGCGCAGCGCCGTCACGGTGGGCGTCACCTCGGCCATCCGCTGGCCTGCGAGATAGTTGGCGACCTCCGCCGCGACGATCGCCTTCGCCGCCTCGGCGTCGGCCGAGGCCGCGCGCGCGGACGGCTCGCGCTGGATGCGGTCCATGTCGATGACGTAGACCCCTGGCAGGCCTGCCACCGCGGGATCGACGTCGCGCGGCATGCCGAGGTCGCAGATGACCAGTTGCTTGGGTTCCTGGCCGTGGGCCAGGCCGCGGTGCACGTCGGCCAGGGACACGACCGGGCGCACCGCGCCGGTACAGCTCACGACCACGTCGGCGTCGGTCAGTAGCGGCGGCAGATGGTCGAACGGGAAGGCATGCGCGTCGACGCCCTGGCTGCGCAGGTTCGCCACTACGCGCTCGGCGCGCGGCAGCGAGCGGTTCACCACGTGTACCCGGCCGATGCCGGCCCGCACCAGGTGTGCGGCCGCCAGAGCACCCATGGAGCCCGCGCCGACCACGACGGCGCTGCGACCGGCCAGGCCGTTCACACCTCCCTGGTCACTGCGCTCCTGCGCTCCCGAACCCAACTTCGCGCCTGCCATGTCCAACGCCACGGACACCACCGAGGCGCCCGCGGCGTCGATGCCCGTCTCGGAGTGCACGCGCTTGCCGACCGACAGCGCGCGCTGGGACAGTTCGTGCAGAGTGCGGCCGACGGCGTGGTTGGCCTCGGCGGCGGCGTAGGAGCGGCGGACCTGTCCGAGCACCTGCTGCTCGCCGATCACGGCCGAGTCCAGTCCGCTGGTGACGGCGAACAGGTGCTCGACGGCAGCCTCGGCATAGCGAACGTAGGCGTACTTGGTGAGATCGCCCAGCGACATTCCGGAATGCTCGGAGAGCACCTGACCGACGACCGACAGGCCGCCGTGGAACGCCTCGACCACCGCGTAGACCTCGACCCGGTTGCAGGTCGACAGGATCATCGCCTCGGTGACCAGGGAGGATCGCAGGAGTTCTTCGACGATCTTGGCCTGATCGGACTCGTCGGTGCTCAGACGTTCGAGCACGGTCACAGGCGCGCTGCGGTGCGAAACGCCGAATAGGAGAACGCTCATGGCCTCGTCACCACGATTTCCAAAGGTAGTCGTTGGTTAGTCACGAAACCAAATTGCTGAGCAACGTCACAGCCGGTCGTACATCACACCCGCCGTTTCGCGCCTTCACCCCGACAGGTCCGAGCGCAGCCGCGCCTCGTCGACCTCCCAGTAGCTGTGCTCGCGCCCGTCGAGCAGCACCACCGGCAGCCGGTCGCCGTACTCGGCGCGCAGCGTCGCGTCCCCGGCCGCGGCGGCCGCGTCGACGTCGGTGGTGGTCATCTCGAACCCCAGCTCGGTGGCGAGGCTCGCGAGCTGTGTGCCCGCCCGCGCGCACAGGCTGCAGCCGGCACGCGTGAGCAACTCCACGCTGTGCCCATCCCCCATGTCGCTGCGCTCCTGCCCGCCGGTGCTCATGAGTGCCTCATGACTGCCAGTATCGCGTCCCCTACTGTTGAACCGTGTCCGACTCCAGGGCTGACGCCGATCCCACCGCGGAGGTGCTGGTCGACCAGAACGGCGTGCTGGCGCAGGCGACCGCCCCGCAGGCACCGCCTCCCGATCTGACCGCGGCCGCGTTCTTCGACGTCGACAACACCCTGGTGCAGGGGTCCTCGCTGGTGCACTTCGCCAGGGGCCTGGCGGCGCGCAAGTACTTCACCTATGGCGACCTCGCCCGGTTCGGCTACGCCCAGGCCAAGTTTCAGCTGACCGGCAAGGAGAACAGCGACGACGTCGCCGAGGGCAGACGCAAGGCGCTGGCCTTCATCGAGGGCCGCCAGACGTCCGAACTCGCCGAGCTGGGCGAGGAGATCTTCGACGAGATCATCGCCGACAAGCTGTGGTCCGGCACGCGCGCGCTCGCCCAGATGCACCTCGACGCGGGCCAGCAGGTGTGGCTGGTGACCGCGACGCCCTACGAGCTGGCCGCGACCATCGCCAAGAAGCTCGGCCTGACCGGTGCGCTCGGGACGGTCGCCGAGTCCGTCGACGGCGTGTTCACCGGCCGGCTCGTCGGCGAAATCCTGCACGGCGCAGGCAAGGCCCACGCGGTGCGATCGCTGGCCATCCGCGAGGGCCTCAACCTCAAGCGCTGCACCGCGTACTCCGACAGCTACAACGACGTGCCGATGCTGTCGCTGGTCGGGACCGCAGTCGCGATCAACCCCGACGGCGCGCTGCGCGACCTCGCACGCCAGCGTGGTTGGGAGATCCGGGACTTCCGCACCGCCCGCAAGGCCGCCCGGATCGGCGTGCCGTCGGCGCTGGCACTCGGGGCGGTGGGCGGAGCGCTGGCCGCGGTGGTCTCCCGCCGCGACGGCAACTGAGCAGGCCGCCCCGACCGGCGCTGATAGGCTCGCGCCGCTTGGACTGCCAAGCCCGACTGCCCGGGGAGCACCACGAACCATGAGCATCGCCGCCGACATCATCGGAACCCACTACCGGTATCCGGACTACTTCGAGGTGGACCGCGAGAAGGTCCGCGAGTTCGCCAAGGCCGTCAAGGACGACCATCCCGCGCATTACACCGAGGCCGCTGCCGAAGAGTGCGGCTACGACGCGCTGATCGCGTCACTGACGTTCGTCGCGGTGGCCGGGCGACGCGTGCAGCTCGAGATCTTCAGGCAGTTCGACGTGCCGATCAACCTCGAGCGCGTGCTGCACCGCGACCAGAAGCTGATCTTCCACCGTCCCATCGTGGTGGGCGACAAGCTGTGGTTCGACTCGTACCTGGATTCGGTCATCGAGTCGCACGGTGCCGTGATCACCGAGGTCCGCGCCGAGGTCACCGACGACGAGGGCAAGCCCGTGCTCACCTCGATCGTCACGATGTTCGGCGAGGCGACCCGCGACGAATCCGACGAGGTAAGCGCAAAGATCGCCGCAGGCCGCGACGCGGCCCTCGTCAGGATGGTCGCCGGGCAGAGGTCGCAAGGCCCCGCCGCGGAGTAGGCCCGCCTAGCCGAGGAACGTGTTGCCGCGGTTGGCCAGCAACTGGTACAGCGTCTGCTGAATGGTCTCGCGCACCTGATCGGTCAGCTCGAACGTGACCATCGGGTCCTCGGCCATCGACTCGTCGAAGTCCTCGGTGACGATCGGCTCGCCGAACTGGATGTGCCACTTCGACGGCAGCGGCACCAGGCCGAGCGGACCCGCGAGTGGGAACAGCGGTGTCACCGGGAAGTACGGCAGCCCGAACAGGCGCGCCAGCAGCTTCACGTCGGCGAGCATCGGGTAGATCTCCTCGGACCCGACGATCGAGCACGGCACGATCGGCGCGCGGGCGCGCAGCGCGGCCGAGACGAACCCGCCGCGACCGAATCGCTGCAGCTTGTAGCGGTCCCGGAACGGCTTGCCGAGGCCCTTGTAGCCCTCGGGGAACACGGCCGTCAGCTCACCGGCGGCGAGGAGGCGATGCGCGTCGGCGGTGCATGCCATGGTGTGCCCGGCCTTGCGCGCCGCCTGGCCCATGACGGGCATGTCGAACACCATGTCGGCGGCCAGCAGTCGCAGATCCCGGTGACCGGGATGGTTGTCGTGGACGGCCACCGAGGCCATCAGCCCGTCGAGCGGGAGCACGCCTGCGTGGTTGGCGACGATGAGCGCCGCACCGTCGAGCGGCAGGTTCTCGATACCGCTCACCTCGACGCGGAACCACGACTTGAACAGCCCGCGCAGCAAAGGTAGGAAGATCGCGTTGTTGAGGTGCGGGTCGAAGCCGAACTCGTCGACCTCGTAGTCACCGCTCATGCGCTTGCGGACGAACTCGGCCACCGCGGAGATGCGCTGGGCCAGCTCGTTGGGCGCATCGTCGGACTCCGGTGAGCCGCCGACCGAACTGCGCCGCTCGTCGATCTCGCGGACCACCGCGGCGATCTGCTCGGCCGAGGCGCGAGTGCCGGCGTCGGCCATCAGGGACGGGTGTCTGCGCGAACTCTCCGCCCGCGCGGCGGACCGGCGCGCAGCCGAAGCCCGCCCTGAATTGCCGTGCAGCGGAATTACTTTCGCCTTCGAGTCACCCGCCACGTCGTTTCCCTCTTCCACCCCGGTTCAGACCCCTGCCCTACCGGCCCCATCGTTGCGCCACTGCTACCGCGCGATTCTCCACCGAGCGTACCCAGCGCGGGTCGATGATCGGTGTCAAAGCGCGCCCGCGCACGTAATCGTCAAAAGCCTCCGCCGTGCTCCACTTCGGGATATAACCCAGGTCCTTGCGCATCCGCGAGGTGTCCATGACACGTCCGTAGCTCAAGTAGTTCAACTGCTCGCGATCGACCTCAGTGTAACGGGTCGCCCGTCTCAGCGAATCAACGGCAGACAGTGCCGATTTCGGCACCGGCAGCCGTACGCGGCCAGAACGGCGGATGGCCTGCGACATCATGATGATGCCCGAGGCGCCGATGTTGAAGGTGCCCGCGCGGCCGGCAATCGTCGCGCGCTCCATCGCCCCGAGCGCATCCTGCTCGTGCAGCAGCTGCAGGCGGGCGTCGCGGCCCAGCACGAACGGCACGACCGGTCCTGCCAGGTAGCGCGACAGCGCCGTGTCCATGCCGGGGCCGATCATGTTGGCCAACCGCAGGATCGTCACCGCGATGTCCGGCCTGCGTCGCGCCAGCCCGCGGGCATAGCCCTCGATGTCGATGCTGTCGCGGGCGAAGCCCTCACCGGGCGGCCTGCGCGAGCTGCTGTCCTCGGTGAACATCACCGGGTCGTGCGCGCTCGAGCCGTAGACCTCCGAGGTGGACTTCAGGACGACCCGGCGCACCGACGGCGCCTTCTGGCACGCGGCGAACAACTGCATCGCGCCCATGACGTTCTGTTCCTTGAGCGCTGCCCGGCCACCCGACCGTGGAGCGTAGGACGCCGCGGCCGCATGGACCACGGTGTCGACGTCACCGTTGCGAATCACCTTCGCGATGAACGGGTTTCGGATGTCGGCCCTGACGAACTCCGCCCGGCCCATCCGCCGCTGCAGATCCTTGCTCGGCGTCACCGCGTCGACCGCTATGACGTGATCGATCTGGGGATTCTGCGCGAGACGCGCGACGAGGTAGCCACCGAGGAACCGGCATGCGCCGGTGACCAGAACCACCTTCGGGTGGAGCGCCGGATCCCGTGGCTCGGCAGTTCCGCTCTGGCCCGGCCCCTGTGGGGGCCGCCCGCCCGAGCGCCCGTCAGCATCCATCGCGTCAGCCTAACGGCCGCGAATAAGGACTACTTACCGAGTTTTCTGCGCTGCACCCGCGTGCGACGAAGCAGCTTGCGGTGCTTCTTCTTCGACATGCGCTTGCGCCGCTTCTTGATGACTGAACCCATTTACTCCGCTACCTATGCAAAACCGAAGACAACCGAGGCTGACGATCTCGAATACGCCCCGTGAACTGACCTGGTCACCTTACCCGGCAGGCACCGGCGGAGCGAAAACGCCCGTCGGTGGCCGACTCGGTGCGACCTGGCTAGCCAGCGTCGAAGTACGACGTCTCCAGGAGGTCGTGCACCGCCTTGGCGTGCACCCGGAAGGACCGGCCGACCCGGACGGCGGGGAGTTCGCCGTTGTGGACCAGTCGGTAGACCGTCATCTTGCTGACCCGCATCAGGCTGGCCACCTCGGCGACGGTGAGGAACTGCTGAGCACGTGCCGGTTGGCCGCCGTCGCCGCTGCCGGCGGCAGCGTCACGCGCACCCTTGCCGCCAGCAGAATCGCGCGCCGATGGACCGTTCATAGACGTCATCGCAACCCAATCAATCAGGCACGTCCTTGCCAGCGGCTTCCCCACCGCTGGCGCAGGTACGTGCATACAACGAGGAGAATAGCGTGGCGGGTGATGTTATTGCGACGGGTGTGGGGTAATCCGTCTGAAATTCATGAACTACTCAGATGTAATTCTTAGCTGCTCAGAGCGGGTTTTTGCCGCCGATACGGCGTTGCCGACCGCAGCGCGCAGCCCACCCCGTTCGAGTTCCCGCAGACCAGCGGCAGTGGTGCCCCCCGGAGACGTCACGGTGGCCCGCAGTTGCGCCGGGCTGGTGTCCATTGCTGCGCCCCCTTCCGACGGCTGGGTGTCGAGCCGCTCGAGGAGCATCGCCGCCGAACCCGCCATCGTCTGAGCCACCAGGTCGGTCGCCACCTGACGCGGCAGCCCGGCGTCCACGGCGGCGTCGACGAGCGCCTCGGCCATCAGGAAAAAGTACGCAGGCCCGGAGCCGGACACCGCCGTCACGGCGTCCATCTGGGCCTCGGGGACCACGACCACACCGCCGACGGCGTCGAAGATCGCGGCGACGTCCTTGAGTTGCTCGTCGGTGGCGTAGCGGCCGCGCGCCAGCGCGCTCACTCCCCCGCCGACCACCATGGGCGCATTGGGCATCACGCGGATCACCGGCGACCCGGCGGGCAGCTTCGACTCGAAGTACGTCGTGCCAACGCCTGCGGCCACCGAGACGACGACCTGCTCGGCGCTGTCGTCCTCCGCACGGCCCACGGCGTCGGCGATCTCGTTGACGACGCCCGCGACGTCGGCCGGCTTCACGGCCAGGATGACGTAGGTGGCGTTCTCCGCCGCGTCTGCCACCGACGTCAGCAGCACCGAATACGTCTCGGACAGGTGCTTGGCGCGTTCGGGGCTCTTCTCGGCGACGGCGAGGTCCTTCGCCTGCCGCCCGGCCCGGATCAACCCGGCCAGCAACGCTTCACCGATGCTTCCGCCGCCAATAATCGCGATTCTCGACACGGGGTGAAGCATCCCACGCCCGCGGGCTCACGCCTCGGCAGGCACCATCGCCAGCTGGCGTGACTGAACGATGACGTGGCCCTTGGCGTCCACCACGACGTGGTCCTCGTCGAACCACTCGTGGCCGATCTGCATCGTCGTGCACAGCACGCGCAGCCAGCCGTCGGCGGGCACGGCGCGCAGGTAGGCCGTCAGTTGCACCGTGGGCGCCCAGCCGAACCTGTTGACCCCGAAGGTGACGGGCGCCGACACGTCGCCGCACACCAGCGCGAACAGCACGTCCGGCGCGCAGTCCCTCGGCCGGACCCAGTACTCGATGACCGGCGGCCCACCGTCGGAACGCGGCTGCATCGTGGTCAGCGACGGGCGGATGTCGCAGCCGCGCGCCAGGTGCACGATGTCGGCCATCGGGTGGCCAGGACCGATCGGGTCGAGTCCGGGCGGCGGCTCAGGCGTCATCAGCGGGATGACGGGATTGTCCGACAGCAGCGGTGCGTCGTCGGTCTCGAGTTCGGCGAGCGTGATCACCGCGTGCACGGCCACCCGGTCGCCCTGGCTCAGCTCAACGTCGACGAGGCTGACTCGCCTGCCGCGCTTGCGAATCGTCGCTGTCACTCGCTGCGGCCCGGGATCCGGTGCCCACAGGAAGCTGCCCGAGACCGCGATGGGCTCGACGCCCTGCCCGCCGTGCTGATCCCCCGAGTCGCTGCGCTCCTGCCCGCCGCGCAAAGCCGTCCGCGCCGCATTCGCGCACAGCGCGAGCATCACGCCGCCGTGCACCTTGGGCCCGATGGTCCAATTCTCGTTCAGCTCGCCGTCGAAGCGGCTGACGGTCCCGTCGCTCGACACCGGCGTCAGCCGCATGGCATCGGTGAACGACGTCGACGCGGACACGCCAGTGGAAGTCGAATCGGTGGTCAAGGGATTTCCAATCCGTCAGCGCAGCAAGTGTTCTCGCGCGAACTCGAGTGATTCGGTCAGCAGCTGCTCGCGTTCGGCGCCTGTACGCGCCCGCGACGTGGTGACCTCGAGGATGACGTGCCCGGCGAACGAACTCGCCGCGAGCATCTGGCAGATCTCGGCGGCAGGCTGGGAGCCGTGGCCGGGCACCAGGTGCTCGTCAGTGGCGGCGCCGCTGCCGTCGCACAGGTGCAGGTGCACCAGGCCGTCGGGTCCGTCGACGCCCATGCGGCTCGCCATCTCGATGGCGTCGGTACCTGCCGTCGCAGCGTGCGACAGGTCCAGCGTGTAGTGCGCGTAGTCGCCGTCGAGCGGGTCGTAGGACGGCGCGAACGCGGAGACGGCGACCCCCGGCGTGCCGCCGCGTCGGCGCATCCGCTCGATCGACGACTGCCCCGCGCCGAAGAAGCGGTCGGTGCGGAACGGGAACATGTTCTCCACCGCCACCATCACGTCACTGGACGCCTCGAGTTCGGCGACCTGGTCGGCGAAGCCCTCGGCGTAGCGGCGCTGCCACCGGAACGGCGGGTGCACGACCACGGTCTGGGCGCCGAGTTCCTCGGCAGCGCGCACGCTGCGGTCGAGTTTCGGGATCGGGTTGGCGCCCCACACCCGCTGCGAGATCAGCAGACAGGGCGCGTGCACCGACAGGACCGGCACGTCGTACTGCGCCGACATCTTGGCGATCGCGTCGACGTCCTGGCTGGCGGTCTCGGCCCACACCATGAGTTCGACGCCGTCGTATCCGAGCCGCGCCGCGTACTCGAACGCCGCCTCGGTCCGCAGCGGATAGACCGAGGCGGTCGAGAGACCAACCTTGATGGCGGGGCGCACTGAATCCAAACCCGTTCGTCTCGTCGGGTCAGTTGGACTGCAGGAGCGCCAGCGGGCCCAGCGTGACCAGTGCTCCCACCGCCACCGCGATCAGGGTGCTTCCGATGTCCTCGGTCTTGCGTACGACGCGGACGCCGACGACGAGCCCGAGGATCACGAGCACCGACAGCACCAGCGCGACGATGTTGTTCCACTTCCACAGCTGATCGAAGGCGACGAACAGACCGGCGCCGAACGCGACGGCCAGGACGCACTGCGCGACGATCCACAGGCCGCTCAGGAACGTCGACCCGGGCGACTCGACTTTTTCGTCCGGGGTGACGTCGACCGTGCCGTCGGCGCGCGCGTCGTCGCCGAGGTCGATCTCCTCGGGACCCGGCTGCCTGCTGCGGCGCGCGATGTCATCGGCGACGGACTGGCCGCCCCCGAACAGCGTGTCGGCACCCGAGCGCAGATAGGACGGCTTGGTGTCCTTCGTTGCGTCGGTGTCGTCCCTGGTGTCCGTCGCGCTGCTGGCGATCCCGGCGAAGTCCAGCTCGAGGTCGTCGGCTGCGTCGTCATCGTCGTCGGTGACCGGGTCCGGGCTCATCTGCTCGGCGCCGCCGGCGGCGTCGTAGGCAGTGGCAGTCCGCGACCGGCGGGGCAGCGGGGTGAACTCGATCGGCAGCGGATCGGCGTCGCGCTGTTCGAGGTGGCTGGCGTACTCGGCTTCGAGGTCGGCATCGGCCCTGACGTCTTCGGCCTGCGCCTCGTCAGCCTGCGCCTCGTCGGTCGGCTGCTCGGCTGCTTCGTCGGCGTCCACCTCGGCGGGCGCCAGCTCGCTGAACTCCTCGGACTCGGCGACGACCTCCGGCTCGACCTCGGGCTCGGCTTCCGCTTCGACGCCGGCCTCGGGCTCGGCCTCTGCCGCAGGCTCCTCGTGCCGCGGCGGCTCCTCGACGACCGGCTCCGGGGTCGGGGCAGGTTCCCGACGTTCCTGGACGAGCTGCTCGGGTGCGGCGCTGACGATCGGAATCTCGCCGGTGAGTTCGGCGACGGTCACGGAATCAGAGTTGCCGCGCCTGCGACGGCGTCGACCACCTGCCGGCGGCGCGCCGATGGTGCCGTTCCTCGCCAGCAGCTCGGCGACGGAGATCGGCCGGGTGGCGCTGTCGTCTGGATCTGTCATCGTTTGTCGCCTCTGGCCTTGGCTGAGTCGGCGGATCTCTTCACCACGGCTGAGATGCCCACTCCGTCGGCGAATGCGGCCCCGTCGGCTTCACTGTCGAGTTTCCGCAAAATCAACCCCTCTCGCAACGCCCAGGGACAGATGTCGACCGTGTCGATCGACAGTGCCCGCATACTCGCCTCGGCTACCAGTGCGCCTGCCACGATCTGCGGCGCGCGCTCAGCGCTCACCCCTTCCAGTTCCGCTCGGTCCGCGGCGGTCATCCTAGAGATGAAGGCGATGAGCTGCCGCAGGCCCGCTGCTGTCAGTGTCCTCTTCACCCTGGGTCCCGCGCCGGAAGGCGCGGCACCGGTGAGTCGCGCCAGCGACCGGAACGTCTTCGACGTCGCCACGGTGAGGTCGGGGGTACCGGCGTCGAGGACCTTCGCGCCCGCCTCGGCCAGTTCGGTGTCCAGCCAGTCGCGCAGCATCGCGACGCGGCGGCGGCCCGGCGGATCGTCGGGCAGCCACTCGCGGGTCAGCCTGCCCGCGCCCAGCGGCAACGACAGCGCCACGTCGGGTTCCTCGTCGACGCCGCTGGACAGTTCCAGTGATCCGCCGCCGATGTCGATGTTGATGATGCGACCAGCGCTCCAGCCGTACCACCGGCGCACGGCCAGAAAGGTCAGCCGTGATTCGTCGACGCCGCTGAGCACCTTGAGGTTGACGCCCGCCTCGTTGCGCACCCGGGCCAGCACGTCGTCGGAGTTCGTCGCGTCCCGCACCGCGGAGGTGGCGAACGCCATCAGCTCCGAGCACCCGGAACTCGCGGCGATCTTCGCGAATTCGTCGATGGTGTCGACCAACTTGTCGGCACCCTTGCGGACCAGCTTGCCGGAGCCGTCGATGGACTCGGCCAGCCGCAGCGACGCCTTGGTGGAACTCATCGGCGTCGGATGACCACCCCGTCGCGCATCGACGACGAGCAGATGAACTGTGTTGCTGCCCACGTCGAGCACGCCCAATCGCACGGTGCCCACGTTATCGGGTCTACCGTTGCTTTCCGTGAGCGGTGTAGCGATGAGCGCTGGCGCGAAGAGCAGTTCAACCCCGCCGGGAGAGGTCGAACTCGACTTCGCGCGCGAATGGGTGGAGTTCTTCGATCCCGACGACCCGGAACGTCTGATCGCGGCGGACATGACCTGGCTGCTGTCGCGGTGGACGTGCGTGTTCGGCACACCCGCCTGCCAGGGCACCGTCGAGGGCAGGCCCGACGACGGTTGCTGCTCCCACGGCGCGTTCCTGTCCGACGACGACGACCGGGCGAGCCTGGACGACGCGGCAGCGCAACTGACCGACGAGGACTGGCAGTTCCGGGACAAGGGT from Mycolicibacterium arabiense includes the following:
- a CDS encoding helix-turn-helix domain-containing protein — protein: MTSMNGPSARDSAGGKGARDAAAGSGDGGQPARAQQFLTVAEVASLMRVSKMTVYRLVHNGELPAVRVGRSFRVHAKAVHDLLETSYFDAG
- a CDS encoding glutamyl-tRNA reductase — its product is MSVLLFGVSHRSAPVTVLERLSTDESDQAKIVEELLRSSLVTEAMILSTCNRVEVYAVVEAFHGGLSVVGQVLSEHSGMSLGDLTKYAYVRYAEAAVEHLFAVTSGLDSAVIGEQQVLGQVRRSYAAAEANHAVGRTLHELSQRALSVGKRVHSETGIDAAGASVVSVALDMAGAKLGSGAQERSDQGGVNGLAGRSAVVVGAGSMGALAAAHLVRAGIGRVHVVNRSLPRAERVVANLRSQGVDAHAFPFDHLPPLLTDADVVVSCTGAVRPVVSLADVHRGLAHGQEPKQLVICDLGMPRDVDPAVAGLPGVYVIDMDRIQREPSARAASADAEAAKAIVAAEVANYLAGQRMAEVTPTVTALRQRAADVVEAELLRLDNRLPGLDSVHRDEVARTVRRVVDKLLHAPTVRVKQLAGAPGGDSYAEALRELFELDPQAVDAVAGGELPLVAEDLIAGDLALDLPSDVDKTE
- a CDS encoding Ppx/GppA phosphatase family protein — translated: MRLGVLDVGSNTVHLLVVDARRGGHPTPMSSTKASLRLAESIDGSGKLVRKGADKLVDTIDEFAKIAASSGCSELMAFATSAVRDATNSDDVLARVRNEAGVNLKVLSGVDESRLTFLAVRRWYGWSAGRIINIDIGGGSLELSSGVDEEPDVALSLPLGAGRLTREWLPDDPPGRRRVAMLRDWLDTELAEAGAKVLDAGTPDLTVATSKTFRSLARLTGAAPSGAGPRVKRTLTAAGLRQLIAFISRMTAADRAELEGVSAERAPQIVAGALVAEASMRALSIDTVDICPWALREGLILRKLDSEADGAAFADGVGISAVVKRSADSAKARGDKR
- a CDS encoding sugar phosphate isomerase/epimerase family protein, producing the protein MRPAIKVGLSTASVYPLRTEAAFEYAARLGYDGVELMVWAETASQDVDAIAKMSAQYDVPVLSVHAPCLLISQRVWGANPIPKLDRSVRAAEELGAQTVVVHPPFRWQRRYAEGFADQVAELEASSDVMVAVENMFPFRTDRFFGAGQSSIERMRRRGGTPGVAVSAFAPSYDPLDGDYAHYTLDLSHAATAGTDAIEMASRMGVDGPDGLVHLHLCDGSGAATDEHLVPGHGSQPAAEICQMLAASSFAGHVILEVTTSRARTGAEREQLLTESLEFAREHLLR
- a CDS encoding FAS1-like dehydratase domain-containing protein, coding for MSIAADIIGTHYRYPDYFEVDREKVREFAKAVKDDHPAHYTEAAAEECGYDALIASLTFVAVAGRRVQLEIFRQFDVPINLERVLHRDQKLIFHRPIVVGDKLWFDSYLDSVIESHGAVITEVRAEVTDDEGKPVLTSIVTMFGEATRDESDEVSAKIAAGRDAALVRMVAGQRSQGPAAE
- a CDS encoding HAD family hydrolase; translation: MLVDQNGVLAQATAPQAPPPDLTAAAFFDVDNTLVQGSSLVHFARGLAARKYFTYGDLARFGYAQAKFQLTGKENSDDVAEGRRKALAFIEGRQTSELAELGEEIFDEIIADKLWSGTRALAQMHLDAGQQVWLVTATPYELAATIAKKLGLTGALGTVAESVDGVFTGRLVGEILHGAGKAHAVRSLAIREGLNLKRCTAYSDSYNDVPMLSLVGTAVAINPDGALRDLARQRGWEIRDFRTARKAARIGVPSALALGAVGGALAAVVSRRDGN
- a CDS encoding glutaredoxin family protein, whose translation is MSTGGQERSDMGDGHSVELLTRAGCSLCARAGTQLASLATELGFEMTTTDVDAAAAAGDATLRAEYGDRLPVVLLDGREHSYWEVDEARLRSDLSG
- a CDS encoding SDR family oxidoreductase, which translates into the protein MDADGRSGGRPPQGPGQSGTAEPRDPALHPKVVLVTGACRFLGGYLVARLAQNPQIDHVIAVDAVTPSKDLQRRMGRAEFVRADIRNPFIAKVIRNGDVDTVVHAAAASYAPRSGGRAALKEQNVMGAMQLFAACQKAPSVRRVVLKSTSEVYGSSAHDPVMFTEDSSSRRPPGEGFARDSIDIEGYARGLARRRPDIAVTILRLANMIGPGMDTALSRYLAGPVVPFVLGRDARLQLLHEQDALGAMERATIAGRAGTFNIGASGIIMMSQAIRRSGRVRLPVPKSALSAVDSLRRATRYTEVDREQLNYLSYGRVMDTSRMRKDLGYIPKWSTAEAFDDYVRGRALTPIIDPRWVRSVENRAVAVAQRWGR
- a CDS encoding lysophospholipid acyltransferase family protein translates to MAGDSKAKVIPLHGNSGRASAARRSAARAESSRRHPSLMADAGTRASAEQIAAVVREIDERRSSVGGSPESDDAPNELAQRISAVAEFVRKRMSGDYEVDEFGFDPHLNNAIFLPLLRGLFKSWFRVEVSGIENLPLDGAALIVANHAGVLPLDGLMASVAVHDNHPGHRDLRLLAADMVFDMPVMGQAARKAGHTMACTADAHRLLAAGELTAVFPEGYKGLGKPFRDRYKLQRFGRGGFVSAALRARAPIVPCSIVGSEEIYPMLADVKLLARLFGLPYFPVTPLFPLAGPLGLVPLPSKWHIQFGEPIVTEDFDESMAEDPMVTFELTDQVRETIQQTLYQLLANRGNTFLG
- the proC gene encoding pyrroline-5-carboxylate reductase, translating into MSRIAIIGGGSIGEALLAGLIRAGRQAKDLAVAEKSPERAKHLSETYSVLLTSVADAAENATYVILAVKPADVAGVVNEIADAVGRAEDDSAEQVVVSVAAGVGTTYFESKLPAGSPVIRVMPNAPMVVGGGVSALARGRYATDEQLKDVAAIFDAVGGVVVVPEAQMDAVTAVSGSGPAYFFLMAEALVDAAVDAGLPRQVATDLVAQTMAGSAAMLLERLDTQPSEGGAAMDTSPAQLRATVTSPGGTTAAGLRELERGGLRAAVGNAVSAAKTRSEQLRITSE
- a CDS encoding thioesterase family protein; its protein translation is MSASTSFTDAMRLTPVSSDGTVSRFDGELNENWTIGPKVHGGVMLALCANAARTALRGGQERSDSGDQHGGQGVEPIAVSGSFLWAPDPGPQRVTATIRKRGRRVSLVDVELSQGDRVAVHAVITLAELETDDAPLLSDNPVIPLMTPEPPPGLDPIGPGHPMADIVHLARGCDIRPSLTTMQPRSDGGPPVIEYWVRPRDCAPDVLFALVCGDVSAPVTFGVNRFGWAPTVQLTAYLRAVPADGWLRVLCTTMQIGHEWFDEDHVVVDAKGHVIVQSRQLAMVPAEA
- a CDS encoding 30S ribosomal protein bS22: MGSVIKKRRKRMSKKKHRKLLRRTRVQRRKLGK